In Zingiber officinale cultivar Zhangliang chromosome 6A, Zo_v1.1, whole genome shotgun sequence, a single genomic region encodes these proteins:
- the LOC121995509 gene encoding cyclic dof factor 4-like → MAEEMPPPQAQPSFKLFGTVIGKRDREVDQQQQEEAEEEEEGAHTATGTAALVAAVSAREEALPCPRCKSRETKFCYFNNYNVNQPRHFCKACHRYWTAGGALRNVPVGAGRRRGRPIHRSSMAAASGCVGVAAERWILRQDAPARIGRGIDGAALR, encoded by the coding sequence ATGGCGGAGGAGATGCCGCCGCCGCAAGCTCAGCCAAGTTTCAAGCTTTTCGGCACAGTGATAGGAAAGAGGGACAGAGAAGTCGACCAGCAGCAACAGGAAGAggcggaggaggaagaggaaggggcGCATACGGCGACAGGGACGGCGGCGTTGGTGGCAGCAGTGTCGGCGAGGGAGGAGGCGCTGCCGTGCCCGCGGTGCAAGAGCCGGGAGACCAAGTTCTGCTACTTCAACAACTACAACGTCAACCAGCCGCGGCACTTTTGCAAGGCCTGCCACCGCTACTGGACCGCCGGCGGCGCCCTCCGCAACGTCCCCGTCGGCGCTGGCCGCCGCAGGGGACGTCCCATCCACCGCTCCTCCATGGCCGCCGCATCCGGGTGCGTAGGAGTCGCCGCCGAGAGGTGGATCCTGCGGCAGGACGCGCCGGCCAGGATCGGTCGCGGGATCGACGGCGCCGCTCTCCGTTGA
- the LOC121998782 gene encoding plant cysteine oxidase 4-like, protein MPAIRRLYEVCKVSFNGKGPISEEALEHVRSCLDDINPSDVGLETEAQIARGWTLSMQGPNGRRVRNGSNLCPPPIKYLHVHECDEFSIGIFCMPPLSVIPLHNHPGMTVLSKVLYGTMFVKSYDWIDTEVPIDASQARPTKIVRDGQMTAPCGTTILYPTSGGNIHSFKAVTPSALFDVLSPPYSSKDGRDCTYFKKSRRKFSGSLPGGIEASEMTWMEECQPPETFIVRRGPYRGRIVNNG, encoded by the exons ATGCCTGCAATTAGAAGACTATACGAGGTCTGTAAAGTATCATTCAACGGCAAGGGACCAATATCTGAAGAAGCTCTTGAACATGTACGGTCTTGTTTAG ATGATATCAATCCTTCTGATGTGGGACTTGAAACTGAGGCTCAGATAGCACGTGGGTGGACACTTTCCATGCAAGGTCCAAATGGAAGAAGAGTGCGTAATGGAAGTAACCTGTGTCCACCTCCTATCAAGTATCTGCATGTACACGAGTGTGATGAGTTTTCT ATCGGGATCTTCTGCATGCCACCTTTGTCTGTTATTCCGCTTCATAATCATCCAGGGATGACCGTGCTCAGCAAGGTTCTTTATGGGACAATGTTTGTCAAATCATATGACTGGATTGATACTGAAGTACCAATAGATGCTTCCCAAG CTAGACCAACAAAGATTGTCAGAGATGGTCAGATGACTGCGCCTTGTGGAACTACAATTCTCTATCCTACAAGCGGCGGCAACATCCATTCTTTCAAAGCGGTAACTCCTTCTGCTCTTTTCGATGTTTTATCGCCCCCCTATTCATCAAAAGATGGACGAGATTGCACTTACTTCAAGAAGTCAAGAAGAAAATTTTCTG GTTCTTTGCCTGGTGGAATTGAGGCTTCCGAAATGACTTGGATGGAAGAGTGTCAACCACCAGAAACCTTTATTGTCCGAAGAGGGCCGTACAGGGGCCGGATCGTCAACAATGGATAG